The following is a genomic window from Hyphomicrobiales bacterium.
TGGAAGGCGCATCGTGGAGGGCACGAGCCTGGGCGAGGGCCGATCGGAGGCGCTGTCCGTAATGGGCGAGGTCGTGCTCGGCGGCCCGCAGGCTCGCCTCATGCGCCATTTCCTGGCGTAGCCGGGGATTGCCGGCGAGGCCCAGCAGCGCGACAACGATCGCATCGACATCGCGGATTGGCACGACATGGCCGTCCCGGCCGTCGCGTACAACGCTGCCGGCATTCGGTGTGGTCACCACGGGCAAACCCGCCGCGAGCGCCTCATAGGTGGCCGTGGCGGAGCCCTCGCAGATCGAGGGAAGCAGGAACACGTCCGCCCAGGCGTAGTGGCGCTGGATCTCGGCACGCGGAACCGCCCCCACCAGCTCGACCTCACGGGCGAGCGCCAGTCGGGCGGCGGGGGCGAGCGGGCAGGGGCCGACCATGCGGAAGGTCATGCGCCCCTTGAGTTGCCTTGCGACCTCCAGCACATAGGGCGAGCCCTTTCGCAGGCCGATCCCGCCCACCGTCAGCACGCGCAAGGGGCCGCCGTGGGGCGTGCGCGGGGGCAGCGCAAAGCGCTGATCAACGCCATAGGGCACGACGACCGTCCGCGCGCCGTCGCCCCCTGTAGCGATCACAGCATCGCGCACGAAGGTGGAACCGCAGATCACCAGGTCCGCTGCACGCCATTCCGCGATTTCCTGGGCGGCGAATTGCGGGACGAGGCGGTTCGCGGCGCCCTGCGCTTGCCAGTCGGGAAAGCGCGTTTCCTCTTCCGCTATCAGCTGCTCGACAGTCCCGCGCGGCGCGATGATCTGCTCCACGGCGGTCCAGAGGCCGGCCGCGCGGGCGGCCCTGAGAACATCGAGACTTTCGCCGGAGAACGTGTAAAGCCCGGCCGCTTCGCCGAAGCCATGGGCGGCGACGCGGCGCGCCAGTGTCCGCCCGCCCCACAGCGCCGCCGCGGTCTCGCGCTCGGGCGTTCGCGCCCCAAGGCGCCGGAGCGCCAGGGCGAGCCCGAAGCCCGGAAAGGTCGTTAGCCGGCGAAGATCGATGTCGTCCGGCACGCGGCCGGTGAGGCGCCGTACCGCGCCCGGCAACAGACGAGGCGGCAGGCGACCGACGAGGCGCGGCCACCCCTGGACGGCGGTGACGTCAGTATAGAGCCGCGCGAGTTCTCCCTGCGCGGCCAGCATGCGCGGCACGGCATAATGCATCCGCGCGCCGAGCTGGACGACGGCGACGGGGCCGAGCCGCTCGCGCGGGCCGGCCTGCCTCGCACCATTGAGGCTCTCGTGCAGACGTTGCATCGACGGCCATTCGCCGGTTCCGTGGCTTTCACCGGATGCCGATGGGGCCTGCGGCGGGAGCGCGTTCATGTCGGCAACCCGCGCGACAGGGCCGGCGCGTCCGTGCCCGCCCGCGCGGGCGCCAGCGCATCGACCAGATGGCGCCACTCCGTGATGCCGCGCGCTTCGCTGAAGCGCTCGTTATACACGCGACGCGCATTGATTCCCAACTCCAGCCTGCGCTCGGGCGATTGCGCGAGGTCGAGCACGGCGCGCTCGAGCCCGTCGACGTCTCCGATGGCGACCGACGCGCCGCAGTCCGCATGCGCCAGCACCCGGGCGATCTCGCCGTCGGTATTGCCGACGAACAGTGTGGGTCTGCCTGCCGCCGCGATGCCGTAGAACTTGCTGGGCACGATATAGGGCTCCATCGACGGCAGCAGGGTGACGAGATGGATGTCGGGCAGGCCGAGGCATTCCGTCAGCCGCTCGCGGGGCTGGAGGGGCTTGAACAGGACGTTGGTCAGGCCACGGCGGGCCACCTCCGCCTCGACGGCTGCACGCCGATAGCCGCCACCGACGAACAGGAACACGATGTCGTCCCGCATCCTGAGCCGCTCGGCCGTGGCCAGCACCGTGTCGAATTCATGCGCGCGGCCAAGGTTGCCGGAATAGCCGACGACGCATTTGCCCGCGAGCCCCCATTCGCGTCTGAGGGCGCCTTCCCCGGGCGTTATCGGCTGGATGGCCGCGCCGTCGGACCAATGGTGGATGATGGCGAGGCTCGATACGGGTATGCCGCGATCGGCGAGATGCATGGCCATCCGCTCGATCGGCACCACATTGCGATAGGCCGCCTTCAGTGAAAGATCCCGCAGCCATAACGCGACGCGGGTCGCGAGCCCCTCGCGGCCGAGCACCCCGAGGTCCATGGCGATTTCGGGGAAGAGATCGAGGATCCAGTTGACCATGATGCCGC
Proteins encoded in this region:
- a CDS encoding Glycosyltransferase involved in cell wall biosynthesis yields the protein MNALPPQAPSASGESHGTGEWPSMQRLHESLNGARQAGPRERLGPVAVVQLGARMHYAVPRMLAAQGELARLYTDVTAVQGWPRLVGRLPPRLLPGAVRRLTGRVPDDIDLRRLTTFPGFGLALALRRLGARTPERETAAALWGGRTLARRVAAHGFGEAAGLYTFSGESLDVLRAARAAGLWTAVEQIIAPRGTVEQLIAEEETRFPDWQAQGAANRLVPQFAAQEIAEWRAADLVICGSTFVRDAVIATGGDGARTVVVPYGVDQRFALPPRTPHGGPLRVLTVGGIGLRKGSPYVLEVARQLKGRMTFRMVGPCPLAPAARLALAREVELVGAVPRAEIQRHYAWADVFLLPSICEGSATATYEALAAGLPVVTTPNAGSVVRDGRDGHVVPIRDVDAIVVALLGLAGNPRLRQEMAHEASLRAAEHDLAHYGQRLRSALAQARALHDAPSISRERP
- a CDS encoding Glycosyltransferase involved in cell wall biosynthesis; the protein is MPGRTFIRVPATKTAERGGIAMQIILANRYFFPDESATSRIATSLAQGLAERSAAAATDSVHVLASQRVHNDVSQTLEAEGEVGPVRIHRLATTRFGRDRLIGRMLDYATFHISVFAALLRHVQRGDVAIICTDPPMLSVTAMAAVRLKGGIMVNWILDLFPEIAMDLGVLGREGLATRVALWLRDLSLKAAYRNVVPIERMAMHLADRGIPVSSLAIIHHWSDGAAIQPITPGEGALRREWGLAGKCVVGYSGNLGRAHEFDTVLATAERLRMRDDIVFLFVGGGYRRAAVEAEVARRGLTNVLFKPLQPRERLTECLGLPDIHLVTLLPSMEPYIVPSKFYGIAAAGRPTLFVGNTDGEIARVLAHADCGASVAIGDVDGLERAVLDLAQSPERRLELGINARRVYNERFSEARGITEWRHLVDALAPARAGTDAPALSRGLPT